In Hahella sp. HNIBRBA332, the genomic window GCTGTCGCCAGCTGTTCACGCAGACGCTTGATGCGGGCGTTCATGTCTTGCAGTTCGGTTAACCAGGTTTCCTTCAACTGCGGATTGTTCAAAATCATGGCGACAATCGCCGCGCCGTGGTCCGGCGGCATGGTGTAAGTGGAGCGCGCCATTTCCAGAATACGGCCCCGCGCCTTCATGGTCTCTTCCGTGGTTTTGCCGATAACGATGGCCGCGCCGGTGCGCTCGCGATAGAGGCCAAAGTTTTTCGAGCAGGACGTGGCGATGATCATCTCTTCCACGCTGTCCGCAAGAATGCGCAAACCCGCGGCGTCTTCCATCAAGCCATCGCCGAAGCCTTGATAGGCGATATCGACGAACGGCAAAAACCCTTTCGAGTTGGTCAGTTCAGCAATGCGTTTCCAGGCGTCCAGAGAAATATCCGCGCCGGTGGGGTTGTGGCAGCAACCGTGCAGCAACAATACATCGCTCTCGCCCAATTGCTCGACCTGAGCCAGCATGGCGGCTTCGTCCACCGCTTTGGTTTCGGCGATAAAGTATGGGTACTCTTTCACGGTCAGGCCCGCCGCTTCCATCACCGGGCGGTGATTCACGTAACTGGGCGAGCTGATCCAGACGGTGGCGTCCGGGCGCGCCTGTTTCAGCAGATCCGCCAGCATACGCAACGCGCCGCTGGCGCCAGGCGTCTGCACGCCCGCAGCGCGGCTGTGCAGTTTAGTTCCCTGCAACAACAAATCGACCATCGCCTTGTTGAAGACTTCGTCACCCGCCAGACCGACGTAGCTCTTCGATTGCTGAGTATTCGCCAGCACCAGTTGCGCCTCGCGCACGGCGGCCATGATCGGCGTTTGCCCCTCGCTGTTGCGGTATACGCCGATGCCCAGGTCGATCTTATTGGGTCGGGGGTCTTCCTTGAATGCAACGCTGATAGACAGGATCGGATCCTGCTTGGGGGCGCTTAAACGCTCGAACATGTTTCTTACTCCATCTGATAGAGTGATTGACGTTGGAAATTTAGTGACTTTCGGCGCCGCCGCTTAACCTGCTCAGGCTTTCTCCCGGTTCAGCAGGCCGCTGGCGCAAATGACGCCTGAGGTTACCAAGCCCAGTCCCAACAGGGAAGCAAATTCGACGCTTTCCTGTAACAAAACCGCCGCCAGCAAAGTGGCGCAAACAGGGGTCATAGAGCCAATGGCGGAGGTAATTTCGGCGCCCAGTCGCGAGATCGCAAAGCTATACAGAAAGCCCGCTCCCAGCCCTACTCCAATGCCTTGCACCAGCATCTGCGCCGTTAACTCCATCATAGGCAAGCTGCTCCAGGCCAATTCCGGTTGTCGCCACAACGCCCAGACCAGCAGCAACGCCGCATTCGGCACAGTCACCACCGCCGCGGCCTCCAAGGGCTTCAAACCGCTTTGACGGACGGAAATCGTAAACACCGCCCACATAGCGCTACAGAATAAGAACAGCACATGGCCGCGCCACAGATCGCCGGACGGATTGGACAAAGAGGAATAGAGAAAACAGGAGGCGCCCACCGCCACCGCCAGCAACCCATATCGGCGCCATACTGACAGCGGCTCCTTGAAGATCAGCACTGCCATACCGGTGACGAACAAGGGCGCAGCTCCGGGAATCAATGTGCTGCCGTCCGCCACCGGGGCCCAGCCCATGGCGGCGGCGCTCAGCAGAAAGAACGGCAACCCTGCTCCCAGCATTACGCCCAGCAGGTACAGTTTGGGCGCTGCGAGAATGCGATGTCGGCGTTTAATTAACAAGGGCGTCAGAATAAGACCGGGAATACAGAAGCGAAACAAGGCGAGATCGAAAATCCCCAGGGGCGACAGCGCGCCAAACTTAAGGGAGAGAAAATAGCTGGACCAGATCAACACAGTGAGACAAGCAGCGCCGTAACCCAGCATTTTTTGCTTCGAGTCTGACAGGATGGGAGTGACTCGGGTCAGGGACGCCTCAGAGTGAGCGTTAATGGACGCACTGGCGGACATAGGGATGCCTCGTTAGTTGTTTTTCCCATTATCATGGAAATTAAGAGGCGAAAACGGGCAACTTTCACGATCAAATAGCGCATAATTAGCTCATTAAGCCAAAAATTTATTTATTTGTAGTGATTGGAGCTAATCGCATGCAGAGAGCAAATCTTGACCGGATAGACCGACAGTTATTGGATCTGTTGCAACAGGACGCCCGACTCACTACGGCGCAACTGGCGGATAAAGTCGGCCTTTCCGCCTCGCCTTGCGCCCGACGCGTCAGACACCTGGAGGAAAGCGGACTGATTCAGACCTACCGGGCGCAATTGGACAGAACCAAGCTGGGACTGGGCGTCACCATCTTCGTACATGTCCGTTTAAGCCGGCACACAGAGTCCGTGGTCGCCGACTTCGAAGAAAAGGTGCGCAATATGGACGAGGTCGTGAATTGCCACACCGTATCAGGTCCGTTCGACTACCTGTTGCAAGTGGTCAGCGCGGATCTGCCGGGTTACGAACGCTGGGTGCGCCGGCTGCAAAGCCTGCCCGCCGTCAATAACATCGACAGCAGCTTCGCCATCCGCTCCGTGAAAGAGCATGGCCCGCTCCCCATCTACTGAGCGCGGGTCAACGCCGTCCCGCCAACTTGCATTTGGGAACACTTTGGGAGATGACAATAGCCTTCCCACTCCTATCAAAATACATTAATAAACATCACAACTAATTGTTTTAAAATAAATTAAACAGATAATTACGGCTTATTCCAAACGAAATATCACCTACTCCTTAGTCCATCCTGGGTATTGGAGCAGCCGTCATCTTTTTACACTCTTGTTGTTTCGCTGCAGTGCGCCATGATTTTCATTGATGGCGGAAATCATCCGTACTGTCGCCCAAACCGCCCGGATATAAGAACAGCAGGAAGGAACTACAAATGAACACCTCAAACATTCCCCCTATCCCGACGCCGCCCTGCGCCGTCGTTCGCAAACCGTGGCGCTCATCCGCCTCCGCCCTGGCGGCTACCTTCGCACTGACCGCTCTGGCCAGCGCCGTATCCATCGCCGAAGCCTCCGTCACGGTATCCGCCAACGGTCCCGGCGACACTTATGAACTCTTCTCCGAGCAACTTGGCGTCGATCCTGAAACCCCAGACTGCGGCCATGCCGGCAGACATATTGCGGAAGAATGGAATGCTGAGCTGAACACGCATGTATTCGCCTTTCTGGCTCATGTAGACGAAGACGATGACCGCTGCATCAATAGCGACCGCCAGCGCACGGAGGTGAAAACAGCGTCTTCTTCACCCGACAATCTGAAAGGAACCCTAGGCGAAACACACACTTACAGATGGAAGTTCAAGTTGGACTCAGGCTTCCAACCGTCCTCCAGCTTCACTCACGTCCACCAAATCAAAGGGGACGGCGGCGGCATGCCGTTGATAACCTTGACGCCCCGCGCTGGCAGCCCCAACAAAATGGAGCTCATTCATAACTCGGACAGCGTCAATCTCGGTAAGGTCAACATCGTGGACCTGGAGCCCTTTATGGGGGAATGGGTGGAAGTCGTCGAAA contains:
- a CDS encoding amino acid aminotransferase, yielding MFERLSAPKQDPILSISVAFKEDPRPNKIDLGIGVYRNSEGQTPIMAAVREAQLVLANTQQSKSYVGLAGDEVFNKAMVDLLLQGTKLHSRAAGVQTPGASGALRMLADLLKQARPDATVWISSPSYVNHRPVMEAAGLTVKEYPYFIAETKAVDEAAMLAQVEQLGESDVLLLHGCCHNPTGADISLDAWKRIAELTNSKGFLPFVDIAYQGFGDGLMEDAAGLRILADSVEEMIIATSCSKNFGLYRERTGAAIVIGKTTEETMKARGRILEMARSTYTMPPDHGAAIVAMILNNPQLKETWLTELQDMNARIKRLREQLATAFQAATGSDRFDYFKRHKGMFSVTSLSDEQIATLRQEHGVYLVGGGRLNVAGLKESDIDAVVKAFIAVGA
- a CDS encoding DMT family transporter, which produces MSASASINAHSEASLTRVTPILSDSKQKMLGYGAACLTVLIWSSYFLSLKFGALSPLGIFDLALFRFCIPGLILTPLLIKRRHRILAAPKLYLLGVMLGAGLPFFLLSAAAMGWAPVADGSTLIPGAAPLFVTGMAVLIFKEPLSVWRRYGLLAVAVGASCFLYSSLSNPSGDLWRGHVLFLFCSAMWAVFTISVRQSGLKPLEAAAVVTVPNAALLLVWALWRQPELAWSSLPMMELTAQMLVQGIGVGLGAGFLYSFAISRLGAEITSAIGSMTPVCATLLAAVLLQESVEFASLLGLGLVTSGVICASGLLNREKA
- a CDS encoding Lrp/AsnC family transcriptional regulator: MQRANLDRIDRQLLDLLQQDARLTTAQLADKVGLSASPCARRVRHLEESGLIQTYRAQLDRTKLGLGVTIFVHVRLSRHTESVVADFEEKVRNMDEVVNCHTVSGPFDYLLQVVSADLPGYERWVRRLQSLPAVNNIDSSFAIRSVKEHGPLPIY